The nucleotide sequence AGGTATTGCAATTAGCATTATTATAAAAGAAATTAGATTAAAACTTACTGGCTCAGGTGATAGTATTCTTAAGAATGAGGTTTTTATGAATTCAACACCTACGAGCAAAATTATTGCAGATACCAGTAGGGCAGATAAATACTCTACTCTTCCATGACCAAATGGATGCTCTTTATCAGCAGGTTTATTTGATAGCTTAAAGCCTATAAGGGTTATAACAGAAGCACTGACATCTGCCAAATTATGAAAGGCATCAGCTATAACAGCTATACTATTTATAAATATTCCGATGGATAATTCTATAACAAACAGAATAAGATTTACTATAAGACCCATAATGCTGCTTAAAATACCGTAATTTTCTCTAACTTTTTTATTGCTTATATTGCTGTAATCTTTAATGAATTTTGAAACTATGAATTTAACAAGCACTTTATCACTCCCTACATGTATAAACATTATGATACCATAATTAAAACCATATTTATTATAACATATAATAATGATGTACTGGAAAAAAATAAATGCATTCTGTATACTATAAATAAGGAAAAATGATAATAATAATTTTATAATTGGAGGTGCGACTAATGAAAAATGAACTTGAGTTTGCAAAAAAACTAATAGATTTTATATATGATAGTCCATCACCATTTCATTCAGTTGACAATATTAAAAATACACTGATAGAGAATGGTTTTGCAGAGATTAAGGAAGAAAATAAATGGGAACTTAATAAAAATGGTAAGTATTTTGTAAAGAGAAATGATTCGGCTCTAATAGCATTTACTGTTGGGTCTGGCTTTGTTGCAAAAAAAGGGTTTAAAATAATAGGAGGACATACAGATTCACCCACGTTTAGGATAAAACCTAATCCTGAAATGGTTTCTGAAAATTCATATATAAAGCTCAATACAGAGGTATATGGAGGACCAATATTAAGCACATGGTTTGATAGACCCCTTTCTATAGCAGGAAGAGTTACAGTAAGAGGAAAAAGTGCTTTATTTCCGGAAACAAAACTATTGAATATAAAGAGACCTATACTTGTTATTCCTAATTTAGCTATACATATGAATAGAGATGTAAACAGCGGGTTTAAAATTAATCCACAAGTTGATACTCTACCTATTATAGGAATTATAAATGATAAATTTGAAAAAGAAAATTATCTTATGAAAATTATTGCAAGTGAACTTGGAGAAGATATTGAGAACATAATAGATTTCGATTTGTTTTTGTATGAATATGATAAGGGATGTATTATGGGAATAAATAATGAATTTATATCTAGCAGCAGATTAGATGATATGGAGATGGTTCACGCAGGATTAAATGCTTTAGTTAATGCTAAGTGTTCAGAAGCTACCAACGTTTTGGCTTGCTTTGATAATGAAGAGATAGGAAGTGCTACAAAGCAGGGAGCAGATTCACAGTTTTTGTCAGATATACTTGAGAGAATAGTTTTATCCTTTGGTGGAGATAGAGAGGATTTCTTTAGAGCACTTCATAATTCATTTATGATATCATCAGATTCGGCACATGCAGTTCATCCAAATAAAGGAGAAAAAGCAGATCCAATAACAAGGCCTCATATAAACGAAGGTCCAGTTATAAAGATAAGTGCGGCTCAAAAGTATACTTCAGATAGCAATTCAATAGCTGTTTATGAAGAGGTATGCAGGCTCTCAGGTGTTCCTTACCAAAAGTTTGTAAACAGATCAGATGAAAGAGGTGGAAGTACTATAGGACCAATAACAGCTACCCATACAGCTATAAGAACAGTAGATATAGGAACACCACTTCTAGCTATGCATTCAATAAGAGAGTTGTGCGGTACATTAGATCATATGTATGTAGAGAAGTCTTTTGAAGAGTTTTATAATTTATAAG is from Clostridium acetobutylicum ATCC 824 and encodes:
- a CDS encoding M18 family aminopeptidase; amino-acid sequence: MKNELEFAKKLIDFIYDSPSPFHSVDNIKNTLIENGFAEIKEENKWELNKNGKYFVKRNDSALIAFTVGSGFVAKKGFKIIGGHTDSPTFRIKPNPEMVSENSYIKLNTEVYGGPILSTWFDRPLSIAGRVTVRGKSALFPETKLLNIKRPILVIPNLAIHMNRDVNSGFKINPQVDTLPIIGIINDKFEKENYLMKIIASELGEDIENIIDFDLFLYEYDKGCIMGINNEFISSSRLDDMEMVHAGLNALVNAKCSEATNVLACFDNEEIGSATKQGADSQFLSDILERIVLSFGGDREDFFRALHNSFMISSDSAHAVHPNKGEKADPITRPHINEGPVIKISAAQKYTSDSNSIAVYEEVCRLSGVPYQKFVNRSDERGGSTIGPITATHTAIRTVDIGTPLLAMHSIRELCGTLDHMYVEKSFEEFYNL